The DNA sequence AAGTTGATCATTGTCATCATCTCCTAACGTTATTAGATACTGTGCATCGTATTAAATAGATCTTCATGTTGAATTTTTATGGAAACCCCTATTTCTTTACCAGCCATGACAAGCTCTTCCTTTAGCTGTTTAAAGTCTGTCGTTAGCTCCTTAAGATCTACAAGCATCACCATAGCAAAATAATCCTGTAGTAGGGTTTGATTAATGTCTAAAACATTTACCCTATTCTTTTTCAATATCGTAGTCACACCATGAATAATGCCAATTTTGTCATCACCTATTACACTAATAAATGCTTTCATTGTCCATCTCTCCCTTGTAAGAATAATATAGCTGGAGACATTCAAAAAAAGAAAAGAGACTAAATAATAAACTTAGTCTCTGGAAATCAAGATTTTTCAAGTAGGAAAAAACTATCGTATTAATAAAAAATCCTTAATAACAATAGAATTATAACTATATGAGAAATCCCCTGTCCTTTTACCTGAGAGTTTCACCTGAAACCAGGCTTTCCCCTTCGGTGCTCCTTTGAGTCTCTCCAGAGGCTCGTCCAATAACGGTTTACAATAGAATGTATTCCACTATCTTCATTCGATTTTTATGGAATTGTGTTTTATGAATAATCATCATTTTAACATGAATACTTATCAGAAATCAATAAAAAATTTTAAAAATTTTCAAAAGAATTAAAAGAATATAAAATAAATTATAGTAAAATCAATGAAGTTTTTTTAAAGGCTTTAAGGCAGGTCCTTCCACAATATCACCTTCAATGGAAAATCTAGAACCATGACAAGGACAGTCCCAAGTTTTTTCAGCATCATTCCAATTAACCTCACAGCCTAGATGGGTACAGGTGGTATCTACTAGGTGTAGCTGACCCTTTTCATCACGATAGGCACCTACCCGGTGTCCTTCTACTTCTATCACTTTACCTTCATTGTTTTTCAATTTCCCCTCGAAGGAAGGGGTAAAGATTTTGCCACCAATAAAATTCATAGCAACATCAGCATTTTCCTTTACAAAGCTGGGGACAGAGGCTGTTGGCGTGAACCGAGAAGGATTATAAAGGGAGTTCCATGGATTATCCTTCTTTAAAATGAGATCTCTGAAGATTATAGCGGCTACAGTACTAGTAGTCATTCCCCATTTACCAAAACCAGTAGCTACATAAATATTAGGTGTAGATGAGGATAACTGACCGATATAGGGGATACCATCCATCGTATAACCATCCTGGGCAGACCAGCGATAAAGTATATCCTCCACTGGAAAGGTTTCATGGGCAAACTTTGCTAAATTTCTATAATGTTCTAGAGTGCTTTTACCATGTCCTGTTTTGTGATGTTCTCCTCCTACTAAAATTAGTTCACTATCCTCCAACCTTTGGGCCCGAAGGGAGCGGGTGGGCTGTTCAGCGTTAATATACATTCCCCCAGGAAACTTCTCTTTCATTTTTACCCCTAGAACATAGGATCTATTAGGATAAACCCTAGAAAAATATAAACCAGGCTTATCATAAAATGGATAATGGGATGCCACAATGACTTTAGAGGCGGTTACTTTTCTACCTCCTGCTGTAATCACAATAGGACAATTATCCTGTTGAATATCCAAGACCTTTGTATTTTCAAAGATATGACAGCCATCTCCAGGAATCTCCTTTGCCAGAGCAAGTAGATACTTACGGGGGTGAAATTGAGCTTGACCATCAAATCGGACAGCAGCCTTGACTGGAAAAGGCAGGGGTATTTCTTCTACATATTCTGCCTTTATTCCTAAGGAGGCTGCAGTTTTTGTCTCATCAATAATTTGTTGTACATAATCATGGGATTGCGTATAGATATAGGCTGATTGCCAACTAAAGTCACAATCAATATTTTTGTCTTGGATTAATTCCCCCATGATTTGTATAGCAGCTTCATTGGCAGAAGCATATTGTTGAGCTTTTTCCTGACCCAACTGTCTTTTTATCTTGTCATAAATTAAACTGTGCTGAGAGGTGATTTTAGCAGTGGTATGTCCCGTAGTTCCCTGTAGAATACCGTCTGCTTCTAATATAGCTATCTTCAAGCCCTCTTGTTTTAAAAAAAATCCAGTAGTAATTCCTACCATTCCCCCACCGACAATGGCAACGTCTACTGTGATATCCTCCTGCAATGGGGAGTAGCTTGGTTTTTCCCTAGAGGAAAGCCAATAGGATTGAGGGTTTATATGTTGAATGTCCATTTTTACATCCTCCTAATCTTTTAAAATATGATATAATCATATTTTACAGGGTTTAAAAGGAAATATACTAAGATTGGAAATGTTTTTTAAACAAATGAAGCTTAGCCAAATATCTAGGCTCGTTTGAGGGATTTTACCTAGGGAGCATAGAAAAAAAATGAGTTTTATGATATATTTATTTCAATAAAGGGATAATAGATAACAAGACTATAAGGAAGGGGAACAAAATGGAAAACAAGCCTAGCACTTCAAATTTTATTAAAAATATTGTTATACAAGATTTAGAATCAGGAAAGCATAAAGAAATTATTACCCGTTTTCCGCCAGAGCCCAACGGGTATCTACATATTGGACATGCTAAATCCATTGTATTGAATTTTGAACTGGCGGATGAATTTAACGGAAAAACCAACCTTCGATTTGATGATACAAACCCAACGAAAGAAGACACAGAATATGTTGAATCCATTAAAGAGGATGTACAGTGGTTAGGTTTTCAGTGGGATAATTTATATTTTGCCTCAGATTATTTTGAAGAAATGTATAATCGAGCAGTTTTATTAATTAGAAAAGGAAAGGCCTATGTTTGTGACTTATCCCCCGAAGAAATTCGTCACTATAGAGGAACCTTAACAAAGCCAGGAAAAGAAAGTCCCTATCGCAATAGAACTGTGGAAGAGAATTTAGCTTTGTTTGAAGCTATGGGCCGTGGGGAATTTAAGGATGGAGAAAAGGTACTGAGGGCTAAAATTGATATGGCTTCTCCCAACTTAAATATGCGGGACCCTGTGATTTATCGGATTCTACATGAGAGCCATCACAATACAGGAGACAAATGGTGTATCTACCCAATGTATGACTATGCCCATCCCCTGGAGGATGCTATTGAAGGTATCACACATTCCATCTGCACTCTAGAATTTGAAGATCATCGCCCCTTGTATGATTGGGTTATTCAAGAATGTGAAATGGAAAGTCAACCTCAACAAATTGAATTTGCAAGATTAAATGTAACCAATACCGTCATGAGCAAGAGAAAGCTAAAGCAACTGGTGGATGAAAATGTTACAGACGGTTGGGACGATCCTAGAATGCCTACTATTGCAGGTTTAAGAAGAAGAGGGTGTACCCCAGAGGCGATTAGAAATTTTTGCAGAGAGATTGGTGTTGCAAAAAACCACAGTGTTGTAGATGCTCAAATGCTGGAGCACTTCATTCGTGAGGACTTAAATGCTAAGTCACCTAGAACTATGGCGATTTTGAAACCATTAAAAGTAGTTATCACCAACTATCCAGAGGATCAAGTAGAAATGCTGGAGGGAGAAAACAACCCTGATGATCCATCGATGGGAACTCGACAAATTCCCTTCTCTAAAGAAATTTATATAGAAGAAGAGGATTTTATGGAAAATCCTCCAAAAAAATATTTTAGATTATTCCCAGGGAATGAAGTTCGTCTAAAGCACGCCTACTTTATTAAGTGCAATGAAGTGATTAAAGATGAAAACGGGAAAATTATAGAGCTGCACTGTACCTATGATCCTGAAACCAAAAGTGGAACAGGTTTTACAGGTAGAAAGGTAAAGGGAACCCTCCATTGGGTAGACGCAAAAAATGCCATCCCAGCCGAGTTTCGATTATATGAGCCTTTGATTTTAGATGATAATAACACTGAAGATGAAAACAAAACCTTCTTAGATCAAATTAATCCCAATTCCTTAGAAGTATTAGAAGGATTTGTGGAGGCCAATATGAAGACTGCTAAACGCCAAGATAAATTTCAATTCTTTAGACATGGATATTTTAATGTAGATCCTAAATACACCACAGAGGATAAGCTGGTGTTCAATAGAATTGTATCCCTAAAGAGCTCCTTTAAAATTTAAAAATAATGAAAATCCCCCCTTTCTTAGGAAGAGGGGATTTCTACATTTCCCCCTTTTTACAAGGAAATTAATAGGGAGTTTTCAAATAAAATAGTGCCTAAATTAGCGACTATTTTTTTATCTAATTAGCAGGTGAATTAGACAGAAAAGTATAATAAATATAATGAAAAGGTTATAGGGGGGATTTATTGATGATGGAAAGGTATAACAGAAACATGAAAATGTTATCAAGGGAAGAAAATGAGAGACTAAAGGAGTATAGGGTATGCGTTATTGGGTGTGGTGGCCTTGGAGGCTATATTATTGAGCTGTTGGGGAGACTGGGGATAGGCCATATTACAGCTGTAGATGGAGATGTTTTTGAAGTAACGAACTTGAATCGTCAAATTCTATCTAATGAAGAAAATCTAGGGACAAGCAAGGCAAATGCTGCTAAAGAAAGAATGAAGCTAGTCAATTCTCAAATTAATGTTGAAGCACTGTCCTATAGACTGACAGAAGAAAATAGTGAAGAGATATTAAGGGGTCATGATGTTATTGTGGATGCCTTAGATAATGTAGAAACAAGGTTTGTTCTACAAGCATCTGCTGAAAGGTTGGGAATACCCTTAGTACATGGGGCAATTGCTGGATGGTATGGTCAAATAACAACAATATTTCCTGGAGATAGAACTTTAGACAAAATTTATGCTCAAAAGGATATTAATGGTGTGGAAAAGGAGTTGGGGAACCCTTCCTTTACACCAGCTTTAGTAGCTTCTATTCAAGTAAGTGAGGTTTTGAAGGTTCTTATTAATAGGGGAGAACTTATTCGACATAAAATATTGTTTATTAATACTATGGAACCAGATTATTATATAGCAGAATTAGGATAATAATGTTTTGAAAATCATACTAAACAGTACATATAAAATGACACTTAGTTTGGTTATCTATAAGGAATTTTTACTCCCTGTGAATTGTAGTTCGAGCTATCTTATGTAGCACTTTATGTTAATACGATGAAGAATAAATAGACTTTACAATGAGAGTAGGAACAACAGGTTAAAGAAATGAGGGATAAAGCTATGAAGATTGACTTTATTGTCTGTGAAGACAATCCCAAAACAAGAAAAACTATTTGTGATTGGTTAGGGATTTATACGAATAACAAAGAGGTTCAACTACTATTGGCTACATCTGAACCAGAGGAAGTTCTTGCTGCAATCCAAAAGGAGGAAGGAATCAAAATCTGTCTGTTAGATATCAATATAAATAAAAGTATCAACGGTGTAGCCTTAGCGGAAAAGATAAAAAGTATTAACCCCCATACAAAAATTGTTTTTATAACTGCCTATGCGGAATGGGCAGTAGAAAGTCTCAATAGAAATATTGAGCCCTTTGCCTATCTCACAAAGCCTTTAGATAGACAAACCTTTGATTGGCACATAAAAAGGCTATTAAAGAAGGTGAATGAGCTATATAATGGCCAAGCCTATGGAGAAAAGGAGGTTTTCATAAAGCTGGAGGCCTATGGTCGTAGCCACTATAAAAAACTAGAGACAATTACCCACGTTGAAACCTATCATAAGGAGGGATATCTTACAGTCCATACTCTTCAAGGAGAAAAAATCATCCATAGAAGCAGATTAAATGATATGCTCTTAAACTTAAATAGGCTTAGCCCCGATACTTTTCTTCAATGCTACAAATCTATAATTGTAAATCCCCGTCATATAGAAGTTATTGATAAAAAGGAAGGAGAAATCCTACTGAAGGGTGGCAAGAAATTATTTATGTCAAGAAACAAACGGGTACAGGAAGAAATAGAAAGAAAGATTATGGGGAGTTATTTATGATGAATGTTGATAATTTTAGAAGTATTATAGTTATTGCAATGGAGGCTTTAATATATATTAATGTTTTAAGAATCTTTATAAAAGTACCCAGCAACAAATTTTTACCACTATATCTTTCTATATTTATATCAGGGATAGCACTAGTTACTCTACACAGTGAAATGCAATATTTTTATTATTTTAAAACGGCATTAGGATTATTAATTTTTGGAGCTATTACAATCATAACACTGAAAATAGAATTTTTAAAAACAATGTTTATGCTATTTATTTATGCCATTTTAACCTTATTAGGTAATGTTCTTTCGATTTTTACAATGCTATTTATATTAAATGTAACAACGATAGAAATTCAAAATGATACAGGATTATTTTTCACAGCTAATTTAATATCCTTTAGTATAATCGCATTATTACTCTATATATTGAAATATATCATTTTATACAAACGTTATGGTAAATCAATGCAAGTTAAAAGTAAAAACATCGCTTTTTACATTTTAACTGTATTTTCTATGCTATTTATAAATCTATACACATTTCTTTATCATGTACATGAAATGGAAATATTTATTTCTATTTTACACATTATTTTGATTGTTGCTTATATCACGATTTCTCTTAATTATACTTTTTTAGAAAATGACTTTTTATATCAAAAAAAACTATATAAAAATCAGCAGGAGTATCTTAGGGTTATAGAAAATTTATTGAATGGCTATCGGGAGCTAAAGCATGGATGGCAAAATTACTTGACGGGCTTTTCTGGTTTTATTTATGGGGAGGAAAGAAGTTGGGAGGGACTAACGGAATATTATGAATCAGTGATAAAGAAGACCAAACACCTAACAAACGACTCCCTATCTGTCCTTAGAAAAATTAAAAGCTATATTTTACTAGGGCTGTTTATTGAAAAAATCAATGAAGCGGAAGCGGAAGGTATCCATGTTCATATCAACATTACAGGAGAAGAATTAAAGATGGGCCAGGATTGTGACTTCCAAATAGATTTAAGCTTTATGTTGGGAAATTTTTTAGACAATGCTGTCCGTCATGCTAAAGAGGCGGATATACCTATGATATGGATTATAATCGATAATAGAGGAGATTATATTGACTTTATTATCAAAAACACCTTTAATATCATGGGGACAGAAGCCACACAACGCTTTGACAGTGGACATGGCTTAAAATTAGTTGGAGAAAAGGTAAAAAAATATCCCTTTATTGTCCACAATACCATTATAGATGAGGATGTGTTTACTCAAGAGCTAATTGTGGAACAGCATATACCTCACACAATGGGAGAACTGGCATAAAAAAGGATGCCCTTAGTTAAAGGCACCTTTTTTGCTAACGGTTTTCTACTCTTCCAGCATAGATTCTGGCATTTTTGGCTCTCTTAACACCCACATCACACAACCTGAATAAACTGTAAACATAAAGGCAAAGCTACTTAACATGGTGGCTAGTGTAGCAAACAACTTGCTCTTTTTCATTAGTTTCTCCTCCTTTTAATTTAAATAATTTATACATCCAGGGAGTAGTAAAGATACTCTCCCAAAAGACCCCTAAGGTAATTAATTTTCCATAAGGATTTCCCATATTCATTAAAGCCATGATAAATAATAACAGTATCACAGCCAACAGTTTTTTCCTCAGTTTTTTTCTAAGGACAGCACTCCTTAAGGGACGAGCTGCTGTAGCTGCTGGAGCAAAGCAATATAAAAGCCCACAGCTAACTCCCCAAAGAACTAAGATCAAATACCAAGGAAAAACATAAAAGATACTCATGAAGGTTATACCAAATAACAAAATAAAGCTTCCGATAAAACAGCTGAAGTCATCCTTCAGATGAATGCCCCAAGCATAGGCTCGGACAAGACCGTAGCTCAGCAATGCAACGGCAAAGTAGACTAAAAACTTATCTATACGAAAGTGAAAGAATATAGCTGCACTTAAAAGTGCAACAAATTTAGGCAGGGCTATAAAAAATATAGCAAGGCCGTATTCGATTCTTTCTAAATCCTTTTGACTTTTTTGGGGCAGGCACTCCCCTATAAAGGAGTAGGTTAAATGCTGGGCCATTTTTTCTGGAAAAGCCATTTTCATCAATCCTTTGATAAATTTGTAGAAAAACCGACTATATAGTACTAAAATCGATATTATTTGTAATCCATAAGAACAGCATAAAAGAAAATAAGTTTTTATAAAAGTATTAATAGATAAAAATGTGTATTCATCGATGTACTATTTAAAAAACAATTTATCGAAGAACAGTACTGATTATCGAAGGAACAATAAAGTCCTATAGATCATGCTATATAATCAAAGATATGGATATCTTTAATAAAAAGGAAAGATAAAAGGAGGACTTTTGAATGGGGGACAAAGCTTCGGAAAAAGAAATAGAGGAACAGCAACAAAAAAAACAATTAACAGAGCAAGGAGAAGAAAAAAGTCTCCTACATAATAAAAAAACAATAAGAAACATACAACATTATTCCAATAGAATTGCCAATGTTATACTACCGGATTTGGAGTAAGGGGTTAAGGTGGTAGGGGAAGGAGGAGTAAGGTTGGAGTTAACAAAAGAATTATTACATTACAACAAGGAAGCTGCCATTAACGGAATGGAAGACGTATCTACAATATCCTTTCTAAATGCTTTAGAAGAATTTGTTATTATTATAGATCCTGATAACCATAAAATTGTTTTTGCTAATGATTATGCCAAAAGACAGAATCCTAACTTAGAGGGAAATTGCTGTTGGGAGGGACTGGGTTATCATCAAAGCTGCTGCTATAATAAAGGCTGTCTTTACAGCAATACTATTGAAGTTGAAAGCCATAATGGAAGATGGAATGAACACAGGATAGCAGGAATTAAACTACCTAAAAAAACATTGGTTATGGAGACTATTATAGATATTACAGCAAAGAAGAATAAGGACAAGGGAAAAAATACAAAAGGCAATCTTTTATCTATGGTTTCCCACGAATTAAGAACACCCTTAAATATTATCCTATCAACTATACAGCTATTAGAAGCCTATAATAAAGATTGGAATTCTTCTAAAAACCTTAAGCATACCCAAAGAATAAAGAGGGCTACTGAGCAAATCAATAAATTATTAAGAGATATTTTACTGGTGGAAAAGATGGAAGCCCACAAGATAAAATTTACCCCTAAAAAAATTGATGTAGTGAATCTTACAAAATCTACAATTGAACTCCTTAGAGAAAACATGAAGGAATATGTAGAGATTAACCTTGTTACTCCAAAGGAAGCTTTTGTTGTTAAAGTAGATGAATTCATTATTACAACCATATTAATGAACCTTATTACCAATGCAATAAAATATTCTAAAGAAAAAAAGGATATAAAGGTACAGCTGGATTTTATCCAAAATAGGATGCTCTTTAAAATTATTGATAAGGGCATTGGTATACCTGTAGAAGAACAAAAAAACCTATTTAAACGTTTTTATAGAGCATCTAATGCTGAAAAAATTTCTGGAACAGGATTAGGTCTAGCCATCGTAAAGGAGCTTGTGGAGCTTCATAAAGGAAGTATAAGCTTTATAAGCAAACAAAATGAGGGAACTACTTTTATGATAGAAATACCTACTGACATATAAAATAACACTTAACTTAGGTGGAGCTTTAGCAATACAGCAAAGGATAAAATATCCTACTCAGCTATAGAGAAGATAAAAACTTCTCTATTTTAGTGTTTGCTATTATAAAGTGGTATAATAAAAAAAGGGGTAGGTCAATAAAGACAAAATAAAACTGCATCCTTAGGATTCTCCAATCTATTTAAGGATACAGTATAGTCCAACAGGTATTTAATAACATTTTAATAAACCTCATAAATTTATTTACCAAGCATAGTAATTAGCAACAAATCGATGCTTTAGAATATAAAGTCTTCATCCATAGGACCTGCTCCCCAAAAATTCAAGTTACAACCACTGTTAACTAAGTAATACTCTATAAGTGAGGCATAATTTTTTTCCTGCTCACTTTTTACAAGGGTTAATTGTTTCTCAGGATTTATTGAGGACCCTAATGAATCATCATTATTATTTGAAAATTCTAACTTTTTACCCAACATTTTTTCACCTCCCTATAAAATAAGTTGTCTTTTTTAATAAAAAACTCGCCCATGAAAAATACTTTTCAAGGACGAGATATTACCCGTGGTACCACCTTAATTGCATCTAAAAAAATGCCTCTTCTTATGGTTCTAACAAACCTCAGCCCTTATCGAGGCCAATCGGCATCTATTACTACTTGGTTCATAGATGCTGTTCAGGAGTGATTTGTATTTTATCTATAGTATTGGCTTCCAGCCAAGGCCAACTCTCTAGAACTATTCCCTTAAAATACCCTTCTCCCTCTTCACATTAACTAGTATTTAAAATATTTAATATAAAATTAAATTATTTATTAATAAGTATTATAACAATATTTATATGCACTGTCAACGGAATTATCAAAAAAATTTAACTATTTATTTAATT is a window from the Natronincola ferrireducens genome containing:
- a CDS encoding ACT domain-containing protein, encoding MKAFISVIGDDKIGIIHGVTTILKKNRVNVLDINQTLLQDYFAMVMLVDLKELTTDFKQLKEELVMAGKEIGVSIKIQHEDLFNTMHSI
- a CDS encoding FAD-dependent oxidoreductase; its protein translation is MDIQHINPQSYWLSSREKPSYSPLQEDITVDVAIVGGGMVGITTGFFLKQEGLKIAILEADGILQGTTGHTTAKITSQHSLIYDKIKRQLGQEKAQQYASANEAAIQIMGELIQDKNIDCDFSWQSAYIYTQSHDYVQQIIDETKTAASLGIKAEYVEEIPLPFPVKAAVRFDGQAQFHPRKYLLALAKEIPGDGCHIFENTKVLDIQQDNCPIVITAGGRKVTASKVIVASHYPFYDKPGLYFSRVYPNRSYVLGVKMKEKFPGGMYINAEQPTRSLRAQRLEDSELILVGGEHHKTGHGKSTLEHYRNLAKFAHETFPVEDILYRWSAQDGYTMDGIPYIGQLSSSTPNIYVATGFGKWGMTTSTVAAIIFRDLILKKDNPWNSLYNPSRFTPTASVPSFVKENADVAMNFIGGKIFTPSFEGKLKNNEGKVIEVEGHRVGAYRDEKGQLHLVDTTCTHLGCEVNWNDAEKTWDCPCHGSRFSIEGDIVEGPALKPLKKLH
- a CDS encoding glutamine--tRNA ligase/YqeY domain fusion protein, which gives rise to MENKPSTSNFIKNIVIQDLESGKHKEIITRFPPEPNGYLHIGHAKSIVLNFELADEFNGKTNLRFDDTNPTKEDTEYVESIKEDVQWLGFQWDNLYFASDYFEEMYNRAVLLIRKGKAYVCDLSPEEIRHYRGTLTKPGKESPYRNRTVEENLALFEAMGRGEFKDGEKVLRAKIDMASPNLNMRDPVIYRILHESHHNTGDKWCIYPMYDYAHPLEDAIEGITHSICTLEFEDHRPLYDWVIQECEMESQPQQIEFARLNVTNTVMSKRKLKQLVDENVTDGWDDPRMPTIAGLRRRGCTPEAIRNFCREIGVAKNHSVVDAQMLEHFIREDLNAKSPRTMAILKPLKVVITNYPEDQVEMLEGENNPDDPSMGTRQIPFSKEIYIEEEDFMENPPKKYFRLFPGNEVRLKHAYFIKCNEVIKDENGKIIELHCTYDPETKSGTGFTGRKVKGTLHWVDAKNAIPAEFRLYEPLILDDNNTEDENKTFLDQINPNSLEVLEGFVEANMKTAKRQDKFQFFRHGYFNVDPKYTTEDKLVFNRIVSLKSSFKI
- a CDS encoding HesA/MoeB/ThiF family protein gives rise to the protein MMERYNRNMKMLSREENERLKEYRVCVIGCGGLGGYIIELLGRLGIGHITAVDGDVFEVTNLNRQILSNEENLGTSKANAAKERMKLVNSQINVEALSYRLTEENSEEILRGHDVIVDALDNVETRFVLQASAERLGIPLVHGAIAGWYGQITTIFPGDRTLDKIYAQKDINGVEKELGNPSFTPALVASIQVSEVLKVLINRGELIRHKILFINTMEPDYYIAELG
- a CDS encoding LytR/AlgR family response regulator transcription factor, whose amino-acid sequence is MKIDFIVCEDNPKTRKTICDWLGIYTNNKEVQLLLATSEPEEVLAAIQKEEGIKICLLDININKSINGVALAEKIKSINPHTKIVFITAYAEWAVESLNRNIEPFAYLTKPLDRQTFDWHIKRLLKKVNELYNGQAYGEKEVFIKLEAYGRSHYKKLETITHVETYHKEGYLTVHTLQGEKIIHRSRLNDMLLNLNRLSPDTFLQCYKSIIVNPRHIEVIDKKEGEILLKGGKKLFMSRNKRVQEEIERKIMGSYL
- a CDS encoding GHKL domain-containing protein, with amino-acid sequence MNVDNFRSIIVIAMEALIYINVLRIFIKVPSNKFLPLYLSIFISGIALVTLHSEMQYFYYFKTALGLLIFGAITIITLKIEFLKTMFMLFIYAILTLLGNVLSIFTMLFILNVTTIEIQNDTGLFFTANLISFSIIALLLYILKYIILYKRYGKSMQVKSKNIAFYILTVFSMLFINLYTFLYHVHEMEIFISILHIILIVAYITISLNYTFLENDFLYQKKLYKNQQEYLRVIENLLNGYRELKHGWQNYLTGFSGFIYGEERSWEGLTEYYESVIKKTKHLTNDSLSVLRKIKSYILLGLFIEKINEAEAEGIHVHINITGEELKMGQDCDFQIDLSFMLGNFLDNAVRHAKEADIPMIWIIIDNRGDYIDFIIKNTFNIMGTEATQRFDSGHGLKLVGEKVKKYPFIVHNTIIDEDVFTQELIVEQHIPHTMGELA
- a CDS encoding accessory gene regulator B family protein is translated as MAFPEKMAQHLTYSFIGECLPQKSQKDLERIEYGLAIFFIALPKFVALLSAAIFFHFRIDKFLVYFAVALLSYGLVRAYAWGIHLKDDFSCFIGSFILLFGITFMSIFYVFPWYLILVLWGVSCGLLYCFAPAATAARPLRSAVLRKKLRKKLLAVILLLFIMALMNMGNPYGKLITLGVFWESIFTTPWMYKLFKLKGGETNEKEQVVCYTSHHVK
- a CDS encoding sensor histidine kinase: MELTKELLHYNKEAAINGMEDVSTISFLNALEEFVIIIDPDNHKIVFANDYAKRQNPNLEGNCCWEGLGYHQSCCYNKGCLYSNTIEVESHNGRWNEHRIAGIKLPKKTLVMETIIDITAKKNKDKGKNTKGNLLSMVSHELRTPLNIILSTIQLLEAYNKDWNSSKNLKHTQRIKRATEQINKLLRDILLVEKMEAHKIKFTPKKIDVVNLTKSTIELLRENMKEYVEINLVTPKEAFVVKVDEFIITTILMNLITNAIKYSKEKKDIKVQLDFIQNRMLFKIIDKGIGIPVEEQKNLFKRFYRASNAEKISGTGLGLAIVKELVELHKGSISFISKQNEGTTFMIEIPTDI